In one Staphylococcus lutrae genomic region, the following are encoded:
- a CDS encoding terminase large subunit, translating into MANYIKQYYQKIESGDIVASKRVRKQYKKLLDDMEHHDKYIYDETKAERPIGFIERFCRHSKGELAGKPLKLDLFQKAYISTLFGFVDKETGYRRYTESFFFVGRKNGKTTMLSAIALYMMIADGESGSEVYSVASKRDQANILFDQAHEMIAQSPDLNKNIRKRKSDLYFAHNFSKMQSLAKNSNSLDGLNAHLVVIDELHSIQDRNLYEVMKQSQSARTQPLLIMITTAGTHRGTIFDDLYEYACNVVDGKFEDDNFLPIMYELDHKAEYKIPKCWQKANPALGVSKKVEDLERKVARAKNNVNDLTGILTKDFNVREVTHSAWLTFDVINNEDTFDIHDFSGSYAIGGADLSITTDLSCATLLFVDPETEIRYVHQMYWLPEDNLRKRVDEDKIPYDKWHEQGLLRLCRGNTIDYSDITDWFLEMLNEYDITPLWIYYDNYSARYWVDEMEANGFIMVRTPQGAKTLSLPMQNMGADLEKHKVNYNNNPILKWCLTNTGIETDRNGNIAPVKNQSPKRRIDGTASLLDAYVGLFDNYEQFLRAM; encoded by the coding sequence ATGGCTAACTACATTAAACAGTATTACCAAAAAATTGAAAGTGGCGATATTGTAGCTTCAAAACGTGTACGTAAACAATATAAGAAGCTTTTAGATGACATGGAGCATCACGACAAATACATTTATGATGAAACTAAAGCAGAACGCCCTATCGGTTTTATAGAGCGCTTCTGTCGTCATTCTAAAGGTGAGCTAGCGGGTAAGCCCCTAAAGTTAGATTTGTTTCAAAAAGCCTATATTTCGACGCTATTCGGCTTTGTCGATAAAGAAACAGGGTATCGACGTTATACCGAGTCCTTTTTCTTTGTTGGGCGTAAGAACGGTAAAACAACTATGTTAAGCGCTATTGCATTATATATGATGATTGCAGACGGGGAAAGTGGTTCAGAAGTGTATTCAGTTGCATCGAAACGTGACCAAGCTAATATCTTATTCGACCAAGCACATGAGATGATTGCACAGAGCCCTGATTTAAACAAAAATATCCGTAAGCGTAAAAGCGATTTATACTTTGCACATAATTTTAGTAAGATGCAGTCTTTAGCTAAAAACTCCAATTCATTAGATGGATTGAATGCGCATCTTGTTGTGATTGACGAATTACATTCTATTCAAGACCGCAATTTATATGAAGTAATGAAACAATCCCAGTCAGCACGTACACAACCGTTATTGATTATGATTACAACGGCTGGAACACATAGAGGCACGATATTTGATGATTTATATGAGTATGCTTGCAACGTGGTTGATGGTAAATTTGAAGATGATAACTTTTTGCCGATAATGTACGAGTTAGATCATAAAGCTGAATATAAAATACCTAAATGCTGGCAAAAGGCAAATCCTGCGTTAGGTGTGTCTAAAAAAGTGGAGGACTTAGAACGCAAAGTTGCACGTGCTAAAAACAATGTGAATGATTTAACGGGAATTTTAACTAAAGATTTTAATGTACGTGAAGTCACACATAGCGCATGGCTCACATTTGATGTGATTAATAACGAAGATACTTTTGATATACATGACTTCTCGGGTAGTTATGCGATAGGTGGTGCGGATTTAAGTATCACAACCGATTTGAGTTGCGCCACGTTATTATTCGTCGACCCTGAAACAGAAATACGTTATGTGCATCAGATGTATTGGTTGCCTGAGGATAATCTGAGAAAGCGTGTAGACGAAGATAAAATACCTTATGACAAATGGCATGAGCAAGGATTACTTCGTTTGTGTAGGGGTAATACGATTGATTACAGCGACATCACTGATTGGTTCTTAGAAATGTTGAATGAGTATGATATCACGCCACTATGGATATACTACGACAATTATTCTGCCCGTTACTGGGTTGATGAGATGGAGGCAAACGGTTTTATAATGGTACGTACACCACAAGGGGCAAAGACATTAAGCTTACCTATGCAAAATATGGGTGCAGACCTTGAAAAACACAAAGTGAATTATAATAACAATCCTATATTAAAATGGTGCTTAACAAATACAGGTATTGAAACAGATCGTAACGGCAACATTGCACCTGTGAAAAACCAATCACCTAAACGCCGTATAGATGGCACGGCTTCATTATTAGATGCTTATGTTGGTTTGTTTGATAATTATGAACAGTTTTTAAGAGCTATGTGA
- a CDS encoding phage head closure protein has protein sequence MAYHFNNKIKIVERVSSGPMPDSYKEKLIAKPWSDIKTIRGNEFIGSGLTASEIPVRFIIRYREGITASQRIKWKDLDFYIESVQNDNGLNRTLTIYAKAYK, from the coding sequence ATGGCGTATCATTTTAATAATAAAATTAAGATAGTTGAAAGAGTAAGCAGTGGACCAATGCCCGATAGCTACAAAGAAAAGTTAATTGCAAAACCTTGGTCGGATATAAAAACAATACGTGGGAATGAGTTTATAGGTTCAGGACTTACAGCGTCAGAAATACCCGTGAGGTTTATTATAAGATATAGAGAGGGGATTACAGCAAGTCAACGTATCAAATGGAAAGATTTAGATTTCTATATTGAATCGGTTCAAAATGATAATGGATTGAATAGGACTTTAACAATATATGCAAAAGCGTATAAATAA
- a CDS encoding DUF3923 family protein: protein MKASWIFWWMITILEGAIFLFLSMLLWNRNVDATGALQTLEIKLLNILVLAAFFLIPVMIQLIWCMVNIRKAERKS, encoded by the coding sequence ATGAAAGCTTCATGGATTTTTTGGTGGATGATTACTATTTTAGAAGGTGCCATTTTTTTATTTTTATCTATGCTACTTTGGAATAGAAATGTTGATGCCACAGGTGCACTGCAAACGCTAGAGATAAAATTACTGAATATTCTAGTGTTAGCTGCGTTTTTTTTGATACCTGTTATGATTCAGTTAATTTGGTGTATGGTCAATATAAGGAAAGCTGAAAGAAAGTCATAA
- a CDS encoding coagulase domain-containing protein: MRKKLFVLSASAILASHIATTEHASAIVSGEENPYRSKALDIQGHRSTVVYSEEYRKSLERLVDKLTIDNYERYDQPEFKEVVDRYKNKFMAEAEAINLFLKEEKMLKSKNYQAKESIYGLTYHRYIHLYNALESNKNEFLKEIEEIANKKPDLKTFDENEQEKVDEKLNRLENQVLMLGSTFIRQNEAVQNLYTKLDLIIGYTDGERNAKRPVNQRMVLEKTEDLEAIIDEFFEEIDLSRPMDIPALSKENEKDNKVKQKLRDDAKKAKEDKSYRHPRALKKAEMQLTTGKHKTQSMLSPSKQTQTQDLTRVRETVVETDFPLTKQVPTYVVQVGQKPIPTLQQASHTETFEVEQPSPHKRSLDKADVKSTVPSMNGINEAPIQTHAAPNMPSSTERLHVTSAPISPVDAQKHGVQETITESNLIDIEETSHYSRTGTLQGVSISDTSGYTERDKRAIRRNHVREAEEKVNQYVDTHKYQDRITAQQKVNMLSEAHQKYFNKKINRAYNGG; the protein is encoded by the coding sequence GTGAGGAAAAAGTTATTTGTATTATCAGCGAGTGCGATTTTAGCATCACATATTGCTACAACAGAGCACGCAAGTGCAATTGTCAGTGGAGAGGAGAATCCATATCGGTCAAAAGCTTTAGATATTCAGGGACATAGAAGCACTGTTGTTTATAGTGAAGAATATAGAAAGAGTTTAGAGCGATTAGTTGATAAACTTACAATAGACAATTATGAACGTTATGATCAACCTGAGTTTAAAGAAGTGGTTGATAGATACAAAAATAAATTTATGGCAGAAGCAGAGGCAATAAATTTATTTTTGAAAGAAGAAAAAATGCTGAAAAGCAAAAATTATCAAGCAAAAGAAAGTATCTATGGTCTGACATATCACAGGTATATTCATTTATATAATGCGTTAGAAAGTAATAAAAATGAGTTCTTAAAAGAAATTGAGGAAATAGCAAATAAAAAACCGGACTTGAAAACATTTGATGAAAATGAACAAGAGAAAGTTGATGAAAAGCTAAATAGATTGGAAAATCAGGTATTAATGTTAGGAAGTACTTTTATAAGGCAAAACGAGGCAGTTCAAAATTTGTACACTAAGCTTGATTTAATTATTGGATACACAGATGGAGAACGCAATGCAAAGAGACCTGTAAATCAGAGAATGGTACTTGAAAAAACAGAAGATCTAGAAGCAATTATTGATGAATTTTTTGAAGAAATTGATTTATCACGACCAATGGATATTCCAGCATTGTCCAAAGAAAACGAAAAAGATAATAAAGTAAAACAAAAGCTAAGAGACGATGCTAAAAAAGCAAAAGAGGATAAAAGTTATAGACATCCACGCGCATTGAAAAAAGCTGAAATGCAATTGACAACAGGTAAGCATAAGACTCAGTCAATGTTATCACCTTCGAAACAAACGCAGACACAGGATTTAACTCGTGTGCGCGAGACGGTGGTTGAAACAGATTTTCCGTTGACAAAACAAGTCCCTACATATGTAGTGCAAGTTGGACAAAAGCCAATCCCTACATTGCAACAAGCGTCACATACAGAGACTTTTGAGGTGGAACAACCATCGCCTCACAAACGATCATTAGATAAGGCAGATGTTAAATCAACAGTGCCAAGCATGAACGGGATAAACGAAGCCCCAATTCAAACACATGCTGCGCCCAATATGCCTAGCTCGACAGAAAGACTGCATGTTACATCAGCACCAATTTCCCCAGTTGATGCGCAGAAGCATGGAGTACAAGAAACGATTACAGAATCTAATCTTATTGATATTGAAGAAACATCACATTATTCACGAACTGGAACATTACAAGGTGTGAGTATAAGTGATACATCAGGTTACACTGAACGTGATAAACGTGCGATTCGTCGTAATCATGTTCGTGAAGCTGAAGAAAAAGTGAACCAGTATGTCGATACACATAAGTATCAAGACAGAATAACGGCACAACAAAAAGTGAACATGTTAAGTGAAGCACACCAAAAGTATTTTAATAAAAAGATTAATCGTGCATACAATGGTGGCTAA
- a CDS encoding exotoxin beta-grasp domain-containing protein codes for MKMTTFLKATLAAGILATGSYAGGLLPTTAHAEVQKGETAKELIDYYSKPYFEYKNLTGYYENGRLDLPIPNASALSVKLVGKDLEKYNAQTKTYDGLDVFVVPEGTGKQATTNSIGGVTKKNKQQYFDVVSSPEILIYKKAGFASEAITLRGFDLYKEEMTLKELDFRLRQMLIKDYGLYKYGSTEGEIIIFTDYNEKDRYTFELHKKLQEHRMSDVIDTRKIKEISIGFRVRNKN; via the coding sequence ATGAAAATGACAACATTTTTAAAAGCGACATTAGCAGCAGGAATTTTAGCAACAGGGAGTTACGCAGGTGGTTTATTGCCAACAACTGCGCATGCAGAAGTACAAAAAGGTGAAACAGCAAAAGAATTAATTGATTATTATTCTAAACCATATTTTGAGTATAAGAATTTAACAGGCTATTACGAAAATGGAAGATTAGATTTACCAATACCAAATGCTTCAGCGTTGTCTGTAAAATTAGTAGGCAAAGATTTAGAAAAATATAATGCGCAAACGAAAACTTATGATGGTTTAGACGTCTTTGTTGTTCCAGAAGGTACAGGTAAACAAGCAACAACGAATTCAATTGGTGGTGTGACGAAGAAAAACAAGCAACAATATTTTGATGTAGTTTCAAGTCCAGAAATTCTCATTTATAAAAAAGCTGGTTTTGCATCAGAAGCGATAACGTTGAGAGGTTTTGATTTATATAAAGAAGAAATGACTTTAAAAGAATTAGACTTTAGATTACGTCAAATGTTAATCAAAGACTATGGTTTATATAAATATGGTTCAACTGAAGGTGAAATCATTATTTTTACAGATTATAATGAAAAAGATAGATATACATTTGAATTGCATAAAAAATTACAAGAACATCGTATGAGTGATGTGATTGATACAAGAAAAATTAAAGAAATTTCAATTGGATTTAGAGTACGCAATAAAAATTAA
- a CDS encoding exotoxin beta-grasp domain-containing protein has translation MKITTLFKATLVAGILATGGYTSTLLTSTAQATVQAPETAASLRAYYLKPSFTYSNLSGHRYDSDRIDFVTKHHTHASIKLVGQDLQKYHEKNKTYEGLNIFVVPEGTGKQATLNSIGGITKKNEYQYYDYVSRPMITVNQHFQAGVISTRLTNFTIAKEEISLKELDFKLRQILVKQYGLYQKELSHGTIVIKTGDNPSDKYTFELDKKLQAHRMSDVIDSRTIKSIDIKL, from the coding sequence ATGAAAATAACAACATTATTCAAAGCAACTTTGGTAGCGGGTATTTTAGCGACAGGGGGTTACACGAGTACGTTACTCACGTCTACAGCACAGGCAACAGTTCAAGCACCTGAAACAGCAGCGTCATTGAGAGCATACTATTTAAAGCCGAGTTTTACTTATTCAAATCTTTCAGGTCATCGCTACGATTCAGACCGTATTGATTTTGTGACGAAACACCATACGCATGCGTCCATCAAATTAGTCGGTCAAGACCTGCAAAAGTATCATGAAAAGAATAAAACATATGAAGGTTTAAATATATTTGTTGTCCCAGAAGGTACGGGCAAACAAGCTACGCTCAATTCGATTGGTGGTATTACAAAGAAAAACGAGTACCAATATTACGATTATGTGAGCCGACCGATGATCACTGTTAACCAACATTTCCAGGCCGGTGTCATTTCAACGCGATTGACGAATTTTACTATCGCTAAAGAAGAAATCTCATTAAAAGAGCTAGATTTCAAATTACGTCAAATCTTAGTGAAACAGTATGGTTTATACCAAAAAGAATTAAGCCATGGAACGATTGTCATTAAAACGGGTGATAACCCTTCAGATAAATATACATTTGAGTTAGACAAAAAGTTACAAGCGCATCGCATGAGTGATGTCATTGATTCACGTACAATCAAATCAATTGATATTAAACTATAA
- a CDS encoding serine hydrolase domain-containing protein, which yields MRSRKLVNKGKKSLLTYLLIGGIVVAILAGCFYLYHQIKAINDMTHVSIEDTSQQKNKQTAEGTDEIPPLKTVYNSENPASQKIDQYLQHAKFNGTIAVFENGQLMMNKGYGYQDFESGKKNDPNTLYLIGSAQKFLTGMMVKKLELENKVNVNDPVSKYISGFEFHQKLTIEDLLRHRSGFYKYQGSDKILDLNGAIKEIHQRGIDPKFYHKHFYNDANYLVLAKVIENVTHQSYVKNYYHFIGNPLELTHSAFFNDTRYDEHFAKGYGIDKKTNAPYYRPPQYLDQYYGAGNIYMSAHDMGVLVRSLQTNQMFPQDVTHPYLHELMTKRYPEKYRYGFYVYNDKNRINGIFFGHIFTTYFNDQYIVVLATNDDQPNPNNNEAKIKHIYYNILNQRAIINQPGVTVGPEN from the coding sequence ATGAGGAGTAGAAAGCTAGTGAACAAAGGAAAAAAATCGTTGCTGACTTACTTGCTTATCGGCGGTATTGTGGTTGCTATTTTAGCAGGTTGCTTTTATTTGTATCATCAAATTAAGGCAATCAATGATATGACGCACGTCTCAATTGAAGATACATCACAACAGAAAAACAAACAGACGGCTGAAGGAACGGATGAAATCCCGCCGTTAAAAACCGTGTATAATTCTGAAAATCCTGCATCTCAAAAAATTGATCAATATTTACAACACGCGAAATTCAATGGTACAATTGCTGTTTTTGAAAATGGTCAGTTGATGATGAACAAAGGATATGGTTACCAAGACTTTGAAAGTGGTAAAAAAAATGACCCTAATACCCTTTATTTAATTGGGTCAGCCCAAAAGTTTCTGACTGGAATGATGGTCAAGAAGTTAGAACTTGAGAACAAAGTGAATGTTAACGATCCGGTATCAAAGTATATATCTGGTTTTGAATTTCATCAAAAGTTGACTATTGAAGATTTATTAAGACATCGCAGTGGCTTTTACAAATACCAAGGTTCAGATAAAATTTTGGATTTGAATGGTGCCATTAAAGAGATACATCAAAGAGGAATTGATCCTAAATTTTATCATAAGCATTTTTATAATGATGCCAATTACCTTGTTTTAGCGAAAGTGATTGAAAATGTGACGCACCAATCATATGTGAAAAATTATTATCATTTTATAGGAAACCCACTGGAATTGACGCACAGCGCATTTTTTAACGATACACGTTATGATGAACATTTTGCAAAAGGTTATGGCATTGATAAGAAGACCAATGCGCCTTACTATAGACCGCCTCAATATTTGGATCAGTATTATGGTGCAGGCAACATTTACATGTCGGCACATGATATGGGGGTTTTAGTGAGAAGTTTACAGACGAATCAGATGTTTCCTCAAGATGTGACGCACCCGTATTTACACGAACTGATGACCAAACGTTATCCTGAAAAATATCGTTATGGTTTTTATGTATACAATGACAAAAACCGAATCAATGGTATTTTTTTCGGTCATATTTTCACAACGTATTTCAATGACCAGTATATTGTCGTATTGGCCACGAATGATGACCAACCGAATCCGAACAACAATGAAGCGAAGATTAAGCATATTTATTACAATATTTTAAATCAACGCGCGATCATTAATCAACCTGGTGTGACGGTTGGCCCGGAAAATTAA
- a CDS encoding GNAT family N-acetyltransferase yields the protein MIKVLTHEDSNQFKQLISTAHEEKTSPYFDKVYALPTHTLENSDQLLHPDSQNQVVILGAFHHDALIGFIQLNFNLEITKRHKALLKSLYVAPPYRHEDIAQQLVETLISFARDKGIEHIVLSVASNNIAAKNFFNQLGFEFLAIEAHARKIDDRYIEDHWFIYYT from the coding sequence ATGATAAAAGTTTTAACACATGAGGATTCAAATCAATTCAAACAGTTGATCAGCACGGCACATGAGGAAAAAACCTCCCCTTATTTCGACAAGGTTTATGCCCTTCCAACACATACATTGGAGAATAGTGATCAGTTACTCCATCCTGACTCACAAAACCAAGTCGTCATTTTAGGTGCTTTTCACCATGACGCTTTAATTGGCTTCATACAATTAAACTTCAATTTAGAGATAACCAAACGACATAAAGCATTACTCAAATCCCTCTATGTCGCTCCACCATATCGACATGAAGACATCGCACAACAACTCGTAGAGACGCTCATTTCATTTGCGAGAGACAAGGGAATCGAACATATCGTATTATCTGTCGCGTCTAACAATATTGCCGCAAAAAATTTTTTTAATCAACTCGGATTTGAATTTTTAGCAATTGAAGCACACGCACGTAAAATCGATGATCGCTACATTGAAGATCACTGGTTCATTTACTATACGTAG
- a CDS encoding Ohr family peroxiredoxin, with translation MTVIYQTTATNTGGRKGQVETEDQTLKLNLAPPDHAKEGETNPEQLFAAGYASCFNGAFDMILKRNGFRQAEPVVALTVQLMDDPDSESPMLGVDIQATVKNMSQEDAEQCLKETHEFCPYSKATRGNIAFNMAVRVVE, from the coding sequence ATGACTGTCATTTATCAAACCACTGCAACGAACACAGGTGGACGCAAAGGCCAAGTTGAAACAGAGGACCAAACTTTAAAATTAAACTTGGCACCACCCGATCATGCCAAAGAAGGCGAAACAAACCCTGAACAATTATTTGCTGCAGGTTATGCTTCTTGTTTTAATGGTGCATTCGATATGATTTTAAAACGTAACGGTTTCCGTCAAGCAGAACCCGTTGTTGCTTTAACTGTACAATTAATGGATGACCCCGATTCAGAAAGCCCTATGTTAGGTGTGGACATTCAAGCAACAGTTAAAAACATGTCTCAAGAAGACGCAGAACAATGCTTAAAAGAAACACACGAATTTTGTCCATACTCAAAAGCAACACGTGGAAACATTGCGTTTAATATGGCAGTTCGCGTCGTAGAATAA
- a CDS encoding D-2-hydroxyacid dehydrogenase — protein sequence MKKIKVFDVREDERLALEQWALAHQGEVEIECIEGALDEQQIAQFTDVDGITISQTTTFNSQFYALLADKGIFHIAQRSAGYDQFDLAAANLENVKISNVPSYSPQSIAEFAVTRTLELVRHTAQIDRNMAQHDFTWNLNLQGRTIESLTIGVLGTGRIGRRAAKIFKGFGAKVLAYDIAPDEQLKDILTYVDSLEALIQQVDVLTLHIPGSKENYHVVNESVLKQAKPGLLLINAARGSVLDTQALIRGLNEGRIAGAAIDTYENEGAYFRHDWGHRQLEDDTLQLLLEHDHVLLSPHVAFYTDEAVKNLVDIPLDDVLSFIHTRQAENIVNP from the coding sequence ATGAAAAAAATTAAAGTATTTGATGTGAGAGAAGATGAACGCCTTGCATTAGAACAATGGGCACTCGCACACCAAGGTGAAGTGGAAATCGAATGCATAGAAGGTGCTTTAGACGAACAACAAATTGCACAATTTACGGATGTAGACGGGATTACGATTTCTCAAACGACTACATTTAATAGCCAATTTTATGCCCTATTGGCTGACAAGGGGATTTTTCACATTGCCCAACGTTCTGCGGGCTACGATCAATTCGATTTAGCGGCGGCGAATCTTGAAAATGTTAAAATCAGTAATGTTCCGAGCTATTCACCGCAATCGATTGCAGAGTTTGCAGTGACACGTACATTAGAATTGGTACGTCATACAGCACAAATCGATCGTAATATGGCACAGCATGATTTTACGTGGAATCTCAATTTACAAGGGCGAACGATTGAGTCACTTACAATTGGTGTGCTCGGTACAGGGAGAATTGGGCGTAGAGCGGCAAAAATTTTTAAAGGATTTGGAGCGAAAGTGTTAGCTTATGATATCGCACCTGATGAGCAACTCAAAGACATTTTGACTTATGTAGATAGCTTGGAAGCGTTGATTCAACAAGTGGACGTGCTCACGCTTCATATTCCGGGTTCTAAAGAAAATTATCATGTTGTTAATGAGTCGGTTTTAAAACAAGCGAAACCAGGATTATTGTTGATCAATGCTGCAAGAGGCAGTGTGCTAGATACACAGGCACTCATCCGTGGCTTGAACGAAGGGCGTATCGCTGGAGCGGCCATTGATACGTATGAAAATGAAGGGGCATACTTCCGTCATGATTGGGGACACCGTCAATTAGAAGATGACACGTTACAATTATTATTAGAACATGACCATGTATTGCTTTCGCCACATGTTGCATTTTATACTGATGAAGCTGTGAAAAATTTAGTGGATATTCCATTAGATGATGTTTTATCATTTATTCATACACGACAAGCTGAAAATATTGTGAATCCATAA
- the aroD gene encoding type I 3-dehydroquinate dehydratase produces the protein MKTKIVASLMPTHSSLTESELQHVTRYVDDFDILELRIDALTHCEIATVRQIVQQLIECSTAFELLVTYRTSDQGGQGRLSQDDYLQLLRDLATLEHIDMIDIEWAQYQDNRRQIVEAIHQGGKISIASYHNFNETPQIEVLKKTYYHMAQLGANHLKIAVMPHSQQDVLTLLQALTEASEALPQWVTGIAMGQLGRISRTAQNAFGGALSYGALFDNVAPGQLHVHTLAEVLPLYSIFES, from the coding sequence GTGAAAACAAAAATCGTTGCCAGTTTAATGCCAACGCATTCATCTTTGACAGAAAGTGAGTTGCAGCATGTGACACGGTACGTGGATGATTTTGATATTTTAGAATTACGTATTGATGCGTTAACTCACTGCGAGATTGCTACGGTTCGACAAATCGTTCAGCAGTTAATCGAATGTTCAACCGCGTTTGAATTGCTTGTGACCTACCGGACATCGGATCAAGGTGGACAAGGGCGGTTATCTCAAGATGATTATTTACAGTTATTGCGTGATTTAGCCACACTGGAACATATTGATATGATTGATATTGAATGGGCGCAATATCAAGACAATAGACGTCAAATCGTTGAAGCGATTCATCAAGGTGGAAAGATTTCGATTGCTTCGTATCATAATTTTAATGAAACACCTCAAATTGAAGTGCTCAAAAAAACTTACTACCATATGGCGCAATTAGGTGCGAATCATTTGAAAATTGCAGTGATGCCGCATTCGCAACAAGATGTATTAACATTGTTACAAGCGTTAACCGAAGCGAGCGAGGCTTTGCCGCAATGGGTGACAGGGATAGCGATGGGGCAACTCGGACGCATTTCGAGAACGGCACAGAATGCATTTGGGGGCGCTTTGTCTTATGGCGCGTTGTTCGACAATGTTGCACCAGGACAACTGCACGTGCATACGCTGGCAGAAGTGTTACCGCTATACAGTATATTTGAAAGTTAG
- a CDS encoding nitroreductase family protein — MELREAIQSRRSIKKFDREMYIDEEAVKTAIFEAADAPNHGMREPWRVVYVPKRKLGDMSREISRYAFPRDHEKQQNHYEAVTHLGGFLAIVMKCDARQREDNENYLAVGAFAQNLLLLLYEKGIGTCWKTPDYIFNPKVRTAFGVGPDEKLVGFIYLTDLIDEENYKKVPRKNRGLISEF; from the coding sequence ATGGAACTTCGAGAAGCGATTCAATCACGAAGAAGTATAAAGAAGTTCGATAGAGAGATGTATATCGATGAAGAAGCAGTAAAAACAGCTATTTTTGAAGCGGCGGACGCACCGAACCATGGGATGAGAGAACCGTGGCGTGTGGTTTATGTGCCCAAACGTAAGCTCGGTGATATGAGCCGAGAAATTTCTCGATATGCATTTCCTAGAGATCATGAAAAACAACAAAATCATTATGAAGCTGTGACGCATCTAGGTGGATTTTTAGCGATTGTTATGAAATGTGATGCGCGGCAACGAGAAGATAATGAAAATTATTTAGCAGTAGGTGCGTTCGCGCAGAATTTATTATTATTGTTGTATGAAAAAGGGATTGGAACTTGTTGGAAAACGCCCGATTATATATTTAACCCTAAAGTGCGTACAGCATTCGGGGTCGGGCCAGATGAAAAACTTGTAGGATTTATTTATCTTACCGACCTCATAGATGAGGAAAACTACAAGAAAGTTCCACGTAAAAATAGAGGTTTAATTTCAGAGTTTTAA
- a CDS encoding thioredoxin family protein translates to MQSITEMETFNQVIQSNEPVIIKFEAGWCPDCRAMDMWIDPIIEKYNQYTWYSVNRDELEEAAVQYEVMGIPSLLIFQNGEKRHHLHSANAKSPEQVEQYLAESLG, encoded by the coding sequence ATGCAAAGTATTACTGAAATGGAGACATTCAATCAAGTCATTCAAAGCAACGAACCCGTTATCATTAAATTTGAAGCGGGTTGGTGTCCAGATTGTAGAGCAATGGATATGTGGATTGACCCCATTATTGAAAAATATAACCAATATACATGGTATTCAGTGAATCGTGATGAATTGGAAGAAGCGGCTGTACAATATGAAGTGATGGGTATTCCAAGCCTTTTAATTTTCCAAAATGGTGAAAAACGTCATCATCTTCACTCTGCAAATGCAAAATCACCTGAACAAGTGGAACAGTACCTCGCTGAAAGTTTAGGCTAA
- a CDS encoding arsenate reductase family protein: MIKFYQYPNCTTCKKAAKFLSEHGVSYEPIDITQHTPTKEEFREIIEKSGVDIKKFFNTHGAKYRELNLKTQLDTMPDEEKLELLASDGMLVKRPLAISGDVVTLGFKEDVYRETWLS; the protein is encoded by the coding sequence ATGATTAAATTTTATCAATATCCTAACTGTACAACATGTAAAAAAGCGGCAAAGTTTTTGTCGGAGCATGGTGTGAGTTACGAACCTATAGACATTACACAACATACACCAACGAAAGAAGAATTCCGCGAGATTATTGAAAAATCAGGTGTCGATATTAAGAAATTTTTTAATACACACGGCGCAAAGTATAGAGAACTGAATCTGAAAACGCAATTGGACACGATGCCAGATGAAGAAAAATTAGAATTGCTTGCTTCTGATGGTATGTTGGTGAAAAGACCCCTTGCGATATCTGGTGATGTCGTGACATTAGGATTTAAAGAAGACGTTTATCGTGAGACTTGGTTATCATAA